A genomic region of Nitrospirota bacterium contains the following coding sequences:
- a CDS encoding serine hydroxymethyltransferase (catalyzes the reaction of glycine with 5,10-methylenetetrahydrofolate to form L-serine and tetrahydrofolate) yields the protein MINESLKTSDPEVFDAIEKEKNREHQKIVLIASENYASRAVLEAQGSIFTN from the coding sequence ATGATAAATGAAAGCCTGAAAACCAGCGACCCCGAAGTTTTTGATGCTATAGAGAAGGAAAAGAACAGGGAGCATCAGAAGATTGTTCTTATAGCCTCGGAAAATTATGCAAGCCGGGCAGTGCTTGAGGCACAGGGATCGATCTTTACGAATA